The region ATCCGGCCACCAGCATGCTCGCGATCGACGCCCTCGGCTTTCGCCGCAGCGCGGGCGCGCTGAAGACGCTCCTCGCCGAGCGCGACCTCACCGATCACCCGCTCTTCGCTCAAGCAAAGAAGCGCGGCATCCGCGCGCTGGCCGGCCACTCCGAGTCCACGGACCTCACCAACGACGTCAACAGTGGCCCCTCGGGTGTGGGGATCGCGACCGCCGCCGGCAAGGCCGCGTTCTGGGACTTCATGGGCGCGCCGCTGGGCACGCCCAAGATCCTGGCCATCGAGGGCGAGTTCGCGCTGACCTCCGGCCACTCGCAGGAGTTCAAGACGCAGGCCGTGGCGCAGAAGGTCGGCAAGCGCCTGCGCGTGCTGCTCTCCTACAACAACGCGGGCATCGACGACGAGCTGGTGGGCTCGGTCATCGGCCCCGAATTCAAGGGCTACGATCTGGCGAATCAGTGGGCGAGTTACGGCTGGAACGTCTTCGCGATCGAGAACGGCAACGACACCGCACAGATCGCCGCCGCCTTCAAGGCCATGGAGGACGCCGACCCCGCCGACCGCCGCCCGCAGATCCTGATCGGCAAGACGCTCAAGGGCTGGTGGCCCGGCATGGTGAAGGGCGAGATCCCCGGCTTCGGCAAGGCAGTAGTGGACCACGCCTCGCACCCCTACGCCTTCCCGATGAACGGCGACTACTTCCGCGCCCTGGCCGCCACCTTCGAGCAGCGCTTCGGCGTCGCCTTCGAGGGCCTGGCCGCCGGCGCGATCAAGGACGACCGCGAGCGCCTGCTCCAGTTCAAGCGCAACGTGGACATCGCGCTCTCCGTGCTGGACGGCCCGCTCGGCCAGTGGCTGGCCGATCGCCTCCTGAGCATCGGTGAGGGCCTCACTGACGAGCTGCCCCTCAAGCGCCGCGCCCCGCGCGATCCCTTCCGCGATCCGCGCCTGGCCGTGGCCAAGCTGCCCGTGGAGCCGCAGTCGCTCACCGTGACCGATCCCGCCACGGGCCAGACCGCCGAAGTGAGCGTGCGGCTCTTCGAGCCCGCCGGCAAGGTGGCCGGCGCGCGCCGCGCGATCTCGGAGATCTTCAAGTGGTTGAACGCAGTCACCGAGGGCCGCTTCATTGCGATCGCCGCGGACCTGGCCGGCTCGATCAACGTCGAGAAGAGCGCCCTCTTCGGCCGCTACGATCCGGTGGCCAACCCCGGTGGCACCCTGCACCGCGCCGGCATCCAGGAGGCGGCGAACGCGCTCACGGCCATCGGGCTGGTCAGCCAGACGGCCTCGCTGGACCCGGCCGAGCATGACGGGGTCTGGGCCCTCAGCGGCACCTACGGCGCCTTCACGCCGCTGATGTACTTGCCCGCCCGCGTCTGGAGCCAGCAGAACCAGGACAGTCCCTTCCGCGTGGGCGTGCTGCACATCCTTGCCGCGCACTCCGGCCCCGAGACCGCGGCCGACGCGCGCACGCACTTCGGCATCTTCTCGCCGCAGGTCTGGTCGCTCTTCCCGCGCGGGCAGGCGATCCGGCTCAGCTTCTGGGACTACAACGACGTCGCGCCGGGCTACTTCGCCGCCGCGGCCATCGCCGCCCGCGAGCCCGAAGTCGGCATCATCGTGCTCGAGGTGGCGCGGCCGGACTTCCCCGTCGCCGACCGCTCGCGCTTCGCCGACACGGACCTGCGCGCCGCGGCCAAGGGCCTCTACGTGATCCGCGACTTCGCGCCCGGCAAGCCGCGGCACGGCTACGTGGTGGCGCAGGGCTCGAGCTCCACCTTCAACCTGCTCGCCGCGCTGCCGCGCCTGGAGGCCGCGGGCGCGAACGTGAAGGTGATCGCCGCGGTCAGCGAGGAGCTCTTCGCGCGCCAGAGCGCCGCCTATCGCGAGAGCGTGCTGCCGCCCGGCGCGGTGAACGACCTGATGCTCGTCACCACGGGCACCAAGCGCCTGCCGCCCCTGGCCGGCCTCGGCCCGCTCACCGAGGAGTACTCGCTCACCGCCGACCAGGAGGACCGCTGGCTCACCGGCGGCACCGAGGCCGACGTCATCCGCGAGGCGGGCCTGGACGAGGAGTCGATCTTCGCGGGCGTCAAGCGCTTCGCGGTCGAGCGGCCGCAGCGCCTGGCCAGGCAGAAGGAGTGGCTCGGCGGGCTCGACTAGAGCCGGACGGAACCCGCCGGGCGGCCCGCTCGTAAGCGCCGCGTTTGCCCCGCCCTAGCCCGCAGGAGCCCGCGATCCCGATGACCGCCAACGACGCAGGCGGCGCGCTGCGAAGCGCCTGGGTGGCGGCCGTGATCGTCTCGCTGCTGCTGCACGCGCTCCTCGCGGTCGGACTGAAGCACTTCGCGCCCCTGGCCGCCCGCCACGGCGCGCTGCCGCCCGACGCCGAGTTCATCCCGATCGACCTCGCCGATCTGCCCTGGCCCGCCGCCGCCGAGCCGGCCTCCCTGCCCGCTGCGGACTCGCCGCGCGAATTCACGGAGCTGCCGGCCGACCGCGCGGACGTGCCGCCAGCGCGCGCGGACTTCCTCAGCAACGTCGACAGCCGCGCGCGGGACCTGCTGCCCGGCGGCGAGGACGGCGCGCTCCCGCACAGCGCAGGCCGTGCCGAGCTGCCGCAGGTGGCGATGACGCCGGGCGCCGGCGCTTCCGCTGAGGCCGACCCGCCGCAGGCCGCCGCGGCGAGTCCCGCGGCCGCGCAGCCTCCGGGCAGCGAGGCGGTGCAGGGCCCGAGCGGCGAGGCGGCGACCGGCGATGCGCAGGCGGAGGTTTCTCCGAATGGCGAAGGGCTGCGGCGCCTGGAACTGCCTCGCCAGGGCAGCCCGACCGGTACGGACCCGCTCGCCGCCTTCCGCCGCTTCGATCCCTCGGCGCTGGAAGCGGTGCCCACCCCGAGCGCGGGCGCGCGTGCGGCGGCGCCCGGCAACGCGGACATCGCGCAGGAGGGCCTGGCCAGTCCCGACGGCAACGTGCGCCTGCTCGGTGAGGTCAGTCTGAACACGAGCGCCTGGGTCTACGGCTTCTGGATGCAGCGCTTCCGCCGCGCGGTGGAGGCGCACTGGCATCCGCCCTACGCCTTCCAGATCGGCGTGATCAAGGGCTGGACCCTGGTTGCGCTCGAGGTCTCGCGCACGGGCGCGCTGCTGCAGCTCGAGGTGCAGGGCGAGGAGGGCCACTGGACACTGCGCGACGCGAGCGTGGCCGCCATCAAGGCCGCGGCGCCCTTCGAGCCGCTGCCGGCCGACGCGCCGGAGCCGTCCATCCGCCTGCAGATCCGCATGATCTATGAAGATTACAGGCGCTAGGAGATCGAGGAAAGGGCTACCCGCGCCTGACTTGCCAGGTGACAAGGACATGCAGATTGCGTAGATCTTAGGCATGAAGTACCGGATGTACGTGGATGAAGTCGGCAACTCAGATCTCAAGGCGTCTTCGGAACCGAACCACCGCTACCTCAGCCTGACGGGTGTCATTCTGGAGCTAGGCTACGTCGACGCCAAGGTCTTCCCTGCACTTGAAGACCTCAAGCGTCGCTATTTCGGCTCGCATCCGGACGATCCTATCGTCCTCCACCGCAAAGAGCTGCTTAACCGCAAGCCGCCCTTCATGGCCCTGAGGGATCCTGAGGTGGCGCTGCGATTCGATCGCGAGTTGCTCCTGCTTCTCGGCGATCTTGAGTACCGCGTCATCACCGTTGTGATCGACAAGCGGGAGCAGGTTGAGCGCTATCAAACCTGGCGGTATGATCCCTACCACTACTGCCTCAAGGTTCTGCTCGAGCGATACGTGCTCTGGCTTGGGCGGAATCGCGCGCAGGGGGATGTGATGGCAGAGTCGAGGGGCGGATGGGGGAGTTCGGGGCGAGAATCGCAGCGCTGCTCGAAGCCGGCAAGTACGACCGAAGGGGGCGAGGCGGGATCGATGGCTGGGGGCGCAAGCTCCTGCCATGAAAAACGGCCCCGAAGGGCCGCGAAGGCATCAACCTTCCACCTCCAGTCGCCTGGATTGCTGATAATCTAGCATGGCAGAATCCCCTTGGCAACAGCGAAGATCTGCGTTGAGGCTGCGCTAAGCCGCCCTACTGCGCCGCCAGCGCCGCCAGGATCTCGGGGATGTTCGGCTCCACGAGCCAGATGTCGCCGCTGCCCCCGCGATCGCTCGCGAAGGCGATCGTGCTCCCGTCCGGCGACCAGCTCGGCGCGTCGTCGCTCGCGAGATCGGCCGTGAGCTGAACGCTGCGATTGCCGCCCGCCGCCGGCATCACCCAGAGATCGCAGTTGCGGCCCTCGCAGCGCACGAAGGCGAGCAGCTTGCCGTCGGGCGAGAGCGCCGGGCTGCGCAGCACGGCGTCCGGCTCCGCGAGCAGCGGCAGACCGCCCTCGCCATCCGCGCCGACCAGCCAGATCGCGCTGCGCGTCGACTCCAGCTCGCGCACCACGATGTAGAGGCTCCGCCCGTCGCGCGACCAGCAGCCGGGGATGGGCAGGCTGCCCTCCTCGCAGAAGGCCGCCGTCAGCCCGGCCGTGGCCGGCTCGTAGATCCACACGGTGTCGTCGGCGCGAAAGGCGATGGCGTGGCCGTCGGGCGACCACTTCGGCTTGCCGCCCTTCGCGAGCGCCACCCCCGGCGGCAGGAGGCGCAGCGGCTCGCCGCCCGCGGCCGCGACCACCTGCAGGCAGTTGCCGTAGTCGCCGTCGAAGACGATCAGGCTGCCGTCGGGCGACCAGTCCGGATGCTCGCCGATCACGCGCGTGAGCTGGCGCGGCTCGCCGCCCAGCGGCGAAATCAGCCAAAGACCCATCAGCGGCGAGTCGGGATCCTGCGGCGTGCGCGAAAAGAGGATCTGCGCGCCGTCGGGCGACCAGCAGGGGAAGCCCTCCTGTACGAGGTCGCGCGTGAGTTGGCGCACGGGGTACTCGAGGGCGCCGGCGGCGCCGGCGAAGGCCAGGCAGAGGGCCGCGGCCCCAGAGCGACGGCGCATCCCGCACCTCCCGGTTCGAGACGCTCTCACCCCGATCGCAGTATACCCGCATCCCGCAATCACTGCCAAGGGCGAGCCGCGTGTCGGCCCCTCTGCGGGCGCGGCCGGCGGCCGGCAGTTGCGAGTCGGCGATTCCCTCGGGATTCCCCTTGCCGCTGCCCGTCCGCATTGACTAGAGTGCCCGCGATTCGGGATCGCCGTTCCCCTCACCGAATCGAGGGCCTTGGAGGCGAGGATCGCGCTCGAGACCGGCCTGTGCTTCACGGGCCGGCTGTTTGGGGCGCCGCGCGAGGCGGCGGGGGAGCTGGTTTTCCACACCGGGATGACCGGCTACCAGGAGATCCTCACCGACCCCAGCTACGCCGGCCAGATCGTCCTCTTCACTGCTCCCCACATCGGCAACTACGGCATCCAGGCTGAGGACTACGAGTCCGCGCGCGTGCAGCCCGTGGCCGTGGTGCTGCGCGACCACTGTCGCCGCAGCTTCCACCGGCGCGCCGAGCGCGGCCTCGAGGACCTGCTGCGCCGCGACGCCGTGCCCGCCCTCAGCGAAGTGGACACCCGCGCCCTCACGATCGCCGTGCGCGAGGGCGGCGCCTGTCGCGCGGCGATCGGCCTCGCCGAGCCGGCGGCGCTCGTCGCCCGCGCCCGCGCGCTGCCGGCGATGAGCGCCACCGACTGGGTGGCCCGCGTGAGCTGCCGCACGCCCTACGCCGTGCCGGCCGCGGCCGCGCCGCCCGAGGGCGGACCGGCCTTTCGCATCGCCGTGCTGGACTTCGGGGTCAAGCGCAGCATCCTCGGGCGGCTGGCCGCCGAGGGCATCGACTGCCGCGTGCTGCCCGCGCGCACGCCGGCCGCGGAGCTGCTGGCCGCCGGCTACGAGGGCGTCTTCCTCAGCAACGGGCCGGGCGATCCCGCCACGCAGCCCGCGCTCGTGGCGACCGTGCGCGCCCTGCTCGCCGCGGAGCTGCCGCTCTTCGGCATCTGCCTCGGCCACCAGCTCCTCGCCCGCGCGCTGGGCGCGGATACCGTGAAGTTGCCCTTCGGGCACCACGGCGCCAATCATCCCGTGCAGCGTCTCGCCGACGGCCGCGTGGAGATCACCAGCCAGAACCACAACTACGCCGTGCCGGCGGCCTCGCTGGCGGCCACCGCCGCGCGGGCCACACACTTGAGTTTGAACGACAACACAGTGGAGGGCCTGGAGCTGCCCGGCCGCCCGGTCTACTCGGTGCAGTACCACCCCGAGGCCGCGCCCGGCCCGCGCGACAGCCGCTACCTCTTCGCGCGCTTCCGCCGCGACATGGCCGCGCGGCGGAAGCGCGGGGCGGGGCGCGCCGCGGCCGCCCCCGCTTCCGGGCCCGCGCGCGGCGCCGCCCCCGGGGGCGAGCGCTGATGCCCCGCCGCGCTGACATCCAGAGCGTGCTCGTGCTCGGCTCGGGACCCATCGTCATCGGTCAGGCCTGCGAGTTCGACTACGCGGGCACGCAGGCCCTGAAGGCGCTACGCGCGGAGGGCTGCCGCACGATCCTGATCAACAGCAACCCGGCGACGATCATGACCGACCCCGCGCTCGCCGACGCCACCTACGTCGAGCCGCTGGTGCCCGCGGTGGTGGCGCAGGTGATCGCCGCCGAGAGGCCGGACGCCCTGCTCGCCACGGTGGGCGGCCAGACCGCGCTCAACCTGGCCCTCGAGCTGACGGAGTCGGGCGCGCTCGTGCGCCACGGCGTCGAGCTGATCGGCGTCGGCGCGGAGAGCATTCGCCTCGCCGAGGACCGCGAGCGCTTCAAGGCCGCGATGCAGGGGGCCGGCCTGCGCGTGGCGAAGAGCCGCCTCGTCCGCACGCTCGCCGAGGGTGAGGCCGCGTTGGCCGCCATCGGCCTGCCGGCCATCCTGCGCGCGAGTTTCACCCTGGGCGGCGCGGGCAGCGGCGCCGCGACCACGCGCGCGGAGTACTTCGCGCTCGTCGAGGCGGGCCTGCGCGCCTCGGCCGCGGCCACCGGCGGCAGCGGCGGGCTCGCGAGCGTTCTGGTCGAGGAGAGTCTGCACGGCTGGAAGGAGTACGAGCTCGAAGTCATCCGTGACGCGGCGGGCAACGGCATCGTCGTCTGCTCGATCGAGAACATCGACGCCATGGGCGTGCACACCGGCGACAGCGCCACCGTTGCGCCCGCGCAGACCCTCAGCGACCGCGAGTACCAGCAGCTCCGCGACGAGGCGCTCGCCGTGCTCGCCGCCGTCGGTGTCGTCTGCGGGGGCTCGAACGTGCAGTTCGCCGTGCATCCCGACACGGGCGAGTCCGTGGTGATCGAGATGAACCCGCGCGTCTCGCGCAGCAGCGCGCTGGCGAGCAAGGCCACGGGCTACCCGATCGCGAAGATCGCCACGCTGCTCGCCCTGGGCTACACCCTGCCCGAGCTGCCCAACGCAATCACCGGCGTGAGCAGCGCCTGCTTCGAGCCGAGCCTCGACTACACCGTGGTCAAGCTGCCGCGCTGGTCCTTCGAGAAATTCCCCGGCAGCGAGGACCGCCTCGGCACCAGCATGCAGTCCGTGGGCGAGGTGATGGCCATCGGGCGCACGTTCCGCGAGGCGCTCCAGAAGGCGCTGCGCAGCCTCGAGCTGGGCTACGAAGGGCTCGCGCGGCCGGCGGGCGGCGACGCGCCCGCGGGCGGGCCGGCAGGGGCCGCCGCGGCCGCGATCGCCCCCGGGGGCGAGTCGCGCGATCGCACAGCCCTCGCCGCTGCGCTTGCGCGACCCAACCCGCGGCGCCTGCTCGACCTCGCCGAGGCCCTGCGCCGCGGCTTCGATCCCGAGCAGCTCTGCCGCGCCACGGGCATCGACCCCTGGTTCATCGACCAGCTCGCGCGGCTCGTGGAGCTCGAAGGCCGCCTGCGCGGCTTCGCGCTCGCCGCACTGCCGCCGGAACTGCTCGGCGAGGCCAAGCGCGAGGGTTTCAGCGACGCCGAGCTCGCGCGGCTCGGCGGTGGTGCCGACGCACCCGCCCCCGGGGGCGGATCGAGCGGCGAAGCGACCCTGCGCGCGCGGCGCGCGGCGCTGGGCCTGATGCCGGTCTTCCGGCGCGTCGACACCTGCGCCGCCGAGTTCGCCAGCCGCACGCCCTACCTCTACTCGACCTGGGAGGAGGGCCCCTGCGAAGCGGCGCCGAGCGCGCGGCGCAAGGTGATCGTGCTGGGCAGCGGGCCGAACCGCATCGGCCAGGGCATCGAGTTCGACAGCTGCTGCTGCCACGCGGTCGGCGCACTGCGCGCGGCGGGCGTCGAGGCGATCATGGTCAACTGCAATCCCGAGACCGTGAGCACCGACTACGACACGAGTGACCGCCTCTACTTCGAGCCGCTGCGCCTGGAATCGGTGCTGGCGATCGTCGCGCGCGAGCGGCCGGAGGGCGTGATCGTGAGCCTGGGCGGGCAGACGCCGCTGGCCCTGGCGCGGCCCCTGGCCGAGGCCGGCGTGCGCATCCTGGGCACGCCGGTCGACGCCATCGAGGCCGCCGAGGACCGCGACCGCTTTGCCGCCCTCTGCGCGGAGCTGGCCATTCCGACTCCGGCCTGGGGCACAGCGGCCGATCCCGAAGCCGCGGTCGCGGTAGCCGCGCGCATCGGCTATCCGGTCATGCTGCGGCCGAGCTTCGTGCTCGGCGGACGCGCGATGCAGGTGGTCTACGACGAAGCCGCCCTGCGCCATGGCTTCGCCGAGGTCGCGCTCGTGAGCCCGGCGCACCCGGTGCTGCTCGACCGTTTCCTCGAACACGCCGTCGAGTTCGACCTCGAT is a window of bacterium DNA encoding:
- a CDS encoding DUF3800 domain-containing protein, producing the protein MKYRMYVDEVGNSDLKASSEPNHRYLSLTGVILELGYVDAKVFPALEDLKRRYFGSHPDDPIVLHRKELLNRKPPFMALRDPEVALRFDRELLLLLGDLEYRVITVVIDKREQVERYQTWRYDPYHYCLKVLLERYVLWLGRNRAQGDVMAESRGGWGSSGRESQRCSKPASTTEGGEAGSMAGGASSCHEKRPRRAAKASTFHLQSPGLLII
- the carA gene encoding glutamine-hydrolyzing carbamoyl-phosphate synthase small subunit; this encodes MEARIALETGLCFTGRLFGAPREAAGELVFHTGMTGYQEILTDPSYAGQIVLFTAPHIGNYGIQAEDYESARVQPVAVVLRDHCRRSFHRRAERGLEDLLRRDAVPALSEVDTRALTIAVREGGACRAAIGLAEPAALVARARALPAMSATDWVARVSCRTPYAVPAAAAPPEGGPAFRIAVLDFGVKRSILGRLAAEGIDCRVLPARTPAAELLAAGYEGVFLSNGPGDPATQPALVATVRALLAAELPLFGICLGHQLLARALGADTVKLPFGHHGANHPVQRLADGRVEITSQNHNYAVPAASLAATAARATHLSLNDNTVEGLELPGRPVYSVQYHPEAAPGPRDSRYLFARFRRDMAARRKRGAGRAAAAPASGPARGAAPGGER
- the carB gene encoding carbamoyl-phosphate synthase large subunit, producing MPRRADIQSVLVLGSGPIVIGQACEFDYAGTQALKALRAEGCRTILINSNPATIMTDPALADATYVEPLVPAVVAQVIAAERPDALLATVGGQTALNLALELTESGALVRHGVELIGVGAESIRLAEDRERFKAAMQGAGLRVAKSRLVRTLAEGEAALAAIGLPAILRASFTLGGAGSGAATTRAEYFALVEAGLRASAAATGGSGGLASVLVEESLHGWKEYELEVIRDAAGNGIVVCSIENIDAMGVHTGDSATVAPAQTLSDREYQQLRDEALAVLAAVGVVCGGSNVQFAVHPDTGESVVIEMNPRVSRSSALASKATGYPIAKIATLLALGYTLPELPNAITGVSSACFEPSLDYTVVKLPRWSFEKFPGSEDRLGTSMQSVGEVMAIGRTFREALQKALRSLELGYEGLARPAGGDAPAGGPAGAAAAAIAPGGESRDRTALAAALARPNPRRLLDLAEALRRGFDPEQLCRATGIDPWFIDQLARLVELEGRLRGFALAALPPELLGEAKREGFSDAELARLGGGADAPAPGGGSSGEATLRARRAALGLMPVFRRVDTCAAEFASRTPYLYSTWEEGPCEAAPSARRKVIVLGSGPNRIGQGIEFDSCCCHAVGALRAAGVEAIMVNCNPETVSTDYDTSDRLYFEPLRLESVLAIVARERPEGVIVSLGGQTPLALARPLAEAGVRILGTPVDAIEAAEDRDRFAALCAELAIPTPAWGTAADPEAAVAVAARIGYPVMLRPSFVLGGRAMQVVYDEAALRHGFAEVALVSPAHPVLLDRFLEHAVEFDLDCIADGETLLLGGIMQHIEEAGVHSGDSCAVFPPQLVTHGQYAAMRAIAARLAHALGVIGPMNVQFAVQDGQVFVLEVNPRASRTLPFLEKATGLALTAAATRAMLGESFATQGLREAPLPERCFVKAPVFPFRRFPASDRLLGPEMKSTGEVMGVGAGFGEAFARAQLGTGQGLPVAGTAFLSVHDRDKPDLLPIARQLAVLGFALLATAGTAEALRARGLACEPVAKVGEGSPHIAERILAGGVQLVINTPLGAASRYDERPIRHAATLMDVPCITTLAGARAAVDGIRALREGLGLPQSLQALHALQATRPRGRAARG